A single region of the Lagopus muta isolate bLagMut1 chromosome 24, bLagMut1 primary, whole genome shotgun sequence genome encodes:
- the FANCE gene encoding Fanconi anemia group E protein isoform X2: protein MELPWLQLLAKPCRLLLHALSSGPAGTLAALRALQRLQAQEGPGHAFPWRSFVSALCAEEPTLDGPDGALAVKPRLLLLPILCQRNLFSLLHAVAAMVPTDCLHQLLHAAGQDPQPDPWVHALGVLLLRGEERSSPPPPALTASCQQQLKCLCQKIAQSKAEGRRKLKWCFPKQDGDAAGSVHPGGKRKKALEESLELSEEREEKRPLLEDAVFELPGGLDGTAGVGEEVPGETLGNGSAQSPAGAALESPQQDADEEPRRISGLEVAAEVQSFIQMHGPRLKMLLLQEANRTELSIPPELHILNSCSPSQLEGLCSFLQLSTCPEQLLVQFCSWLLALTPDLSYASAAVLVEQLFLTRVLSLTQLPSRHLMAALTSFCSKYSEPFCQVLVAHILQEPGQGAEQIKLVCDLVEECLEPDYVRMVLGQVLAVPLTEKLLPVVLAVLGRQEPLPSELFDLLVLTLCQQAPAFATSLSYAKLVMAVLTTYSSQLSPSHRSRLAAALDGSNAALRRSVQAVLGR from the exons ATGGAGCttccctggctgcagctgcttgccAAGCCCTGCCGCCTGCTGCTGCACGCTCTCTCCTCCGGCCCCGCTGGGACGCTGGCTGCTCTCCGTGCGCTGCAGCGGCTGCAGGCCCAGGAAGGACCGGGACACGCGTTCCCCTGGCGGAGCTTTGTGAGCGCGCTGTGTGCGGAGGAGCCCACGCTGGACGGGCCGGATGGAGCCCTGGCTGT caAACCACggttgctgctgctccccatcctGTGCCAGAGGAacctcttctccctgctgcatgcagtaGCAGCGATGGTGCCCACGGACTGCCTccaccagctgctgcatgctgcagggcaggaccCCCAGCCGGACCCCTGGGTGCACGCACtgggggtgctgctgctgcggggAGAGGAGCGttcctccccacctccccctgCCCTGACGgcttcctgccagcagcagctcaagtGTCTGTGCCAGAAAATTGCCCAGAGCAAAGcggaggggaggaggaaacTGAAGTGGTGCTTCCCCAAACAGGATGGGGATGCGGCTGGTTCTGTGCATCCAGGGGGGAAGCGCAAGAAGGCGCTGGAGGAAAGCCTGGAGCTGAgtgaggagagggaggagaagaggCCACTGCTGGAGGATGCGGTGTTTGAGCTGCCGGGAGGGCTGGATGGCACAGCTGGGGTGGGAGAAGAGGTGCCTGGGGAGACACTGGGGAATGGATCCgcacagagcccagctgggGCTGCCTTGGAAAGCCCCCAGCAGGATGCAGACGAGGAGCCCAGGAGGATTTCGGGGCTGGAGGTTGCAGCAGAGGTCCAGTCCTTTATCCAG ATGCATGGACCAAGGCTGAAAATGCTACTGCTGCAAGAAGCCAAT CgcacagagctgagcatccCACCTGAGCTGCACATCCTCAACAGCTGCTCTCCGAGCCAG CTCGAGGGGCTGTGCTCCTTCCTCCAGCTCTCCACGtgcccagagcagctcttggtgcagttctgcagctggtTGCTGGCTCTCACACCTGACCTCAGCTATGCCAGTGCAGCTGTTCTGGTTGAGCAGCTCTTCCTCACACGA GTCCTGTCCCTCACACAGCTGCCCTCCCGCCACCTCATGGCTGCTCTCACCTCGTTCTGCTCCAAGTATTCAGAGCCCTTCTGTCAGGTCCTGGTGGCTCACATCCTGCAGGAGCCAGGGCAAG GTGCAGAGCAGATCAAGTTGGTGTGTGACCTTGTAGAGGAGTGCCTGGAGCCTGACTACGTGAGAATGGTGTTGGG CCAGGTGCTGGCAGTCCCTCTGACCGAGAAGCTGCTGCCGGTGGTGCTGGCGGTGCTGGGCAGACAG GAGCCGCTGCCCTCCGAGCTCTTTGACCTCCTGGTGCTCACCCTGTGCCAGCAGGCTCCAGCCTTTGCCACATCGCTGAGCTACGCCAAGCtggtgatggctgtgctgaCCACGTACAGCAGCCAG ctcagcccGTCCCACCGCAGCCGtctggcagcagctctggatGGCAGCAACGCAGCCCTGAGGAGATCGGTGCAGGCGGTGCTGGGCAG gtgA
- the FANCE gene encoding Fanconi anemia group E protein isoform X1, whose amino-acid sequence MELPWLQLLAKPCRLLLHALSSGPAGTLAALRALQRLQAQEGPGHAFPWRSFVSALCAEEPTLDGPDGALAVKPRLLLLPILCQRNLFSLLHAVAAMVPTDCLHQLLHAAGQDPQPDPWVHALGVLLLRGEERSSPPPPALTASCQQQLKCLCQKIAQSKAEGRRKLKWCFPKQDGDAAGSVHPGGKRKKALEESLELSEEREEKRPLLEDAVFELPGGLDGTAGVGEEVPGETLGNGSAQSPAGAALESPQQDADEEPRRISGLEVAAEVQSFIQMHGPRLKMLLLQEANRTELSIPPELHILNSCSPSQLEGLCSFLQLSTCPEQLLVQFCSWLLALTPDLSYASAAVLVEQLFLTRVLSLTQLPSRHLMAALTSFCSKYSEPFCQVLVAHILQEPGQGAEQIKLVCDLVEECLEPDYVRMVLGQVLAVPLTEKLLPVVLAVLGRQEPLPSELFDLLVLTLCQQAPAFATSLSYAKLVMAVLTTYSSQVSAALQPPTLHGSLQPVLQFHICSPHSSARPTAAVWQQLWMAATQP is encoded by the exons ATGGAGCttccctggctgcagctgcttgccAAGCCCTGCCGCCTGCTGCTGCACGCTCTCTCCTCCGGCCCCGCTGGGACGCTGGCTGCTCTCCGTGCGCTGCAGCGGCTGCAGGCCCAGGAAGGACCGGGACACGCGTTCCCCTGGCGGAGCTTTGTGAGCGCGCTGTGTGCGGAGGAGCCCACGCTGGACGGGCCGGATGGAGCCCTGGCTGT caAACCACggttgctgctgctccccatcctGTGCCAGAGGAacctcttctccctgctgcatgcagtaGCAGCGATGGTGCCCACGGACTGCCTccaccagctgctgcatgctgcagggcaggaccCCCAGCCGGACCCCTGGGTGCACGCACtgggggtgctgctgctgcggggAGAGGAGCGttcctccccacctccccctgCCCTGACGgcttcctgccagcagcagctcaagtGTCTGTGCCAGAAAATTGCCCAGAGCAAAGcggaggggaggaggaaacTGAAGTGGTGCTTCCCCAAACAGGATGGGGATGCGGCTGGTTCTGTGCATCCAGGGGGGAAGCGCAAGAAGGCGCTGGAGGAAAGCCTGGAGCTGAgtgaggagagggaggagaagaggCCACTGCTGGAGGATGCGGTGTTTGAGCTGCCGGGAGGGCTGGATGGCACAGCTGGGGTGGGAGAAGAGGTGCCTGGGGAGACACTGGGGAATGGATCCgcacagagcccagctgggGCTGCCTTGGAAAGCCCCCAGCAGGATGCAGACGAGGAGCCCAGGAGGATTTCGGGGCTGGAGGTTGCAGCAGAGGTCCAGTCCTTTATCCAG ATGCATGGACCAAGGCTGAAAATGCTACTGCTGCAAGAAGCCAAT CgcacagagctgagcatccCACCTGAGCTGCACATCCTCAACAGCTGCTCTCCGAGCCAG CTCGAGGGGCTGTGCTCCTTCCTCCAGCTCTCCACGtgcccagagcagctcttggtgcagttctgcagctggtTGCTGGCTCTCACACCTGACCTCAGCTATGCCAGTGCAGCTGTTCTGGTTGAGCAGCTCTTCCTCACACGA GTCCTGTCCCTCACACAGCTGCCCTCCCGCCACCTCATGGCTGCTCTCACCTCGTTCTGCTCCAAGTATTCAGAGCCCTTCTGTCAGGTCCTGGTGGCTCACATCCTGCAGGAGCCAGGGCAAG GTGCAGAGCAGATCAAGTTGGTGTGTGACCTTGTAGAGGAGTGCCTGGAGCCTGACTACGTGAGAATGGTGTTGGG CCAGGTGCTGGCAGTCCCTCTGACCGAGAAGCTGCTGCCGGTGGTGCTGGCGGTGCTGGGCAGACAG GAGCCGCTGCCCTCCGAGCTCTTTGACCTCCTGGTGCTCACCCTGTGCCAGCAGGCTCCAGCCTTTGCCACATCGCTGAGCTACGCCAAGCtggtgatggctgtgctgaCCACGTACAGCAGCCAGGTGAGCGCAGCCTTGCAGCCACCGACCCTTCACGGCTCCCTTCAACCTGTTCTGCAGTTCCACATCTGTTctccccacagctcagcccGTCCCACCGCAGCCGtctggcagcagctctggatGGCAGCAACGCAGCCCTGA
- the FANCE gene encoding Fanconi anemia group E protein isoform X4, protein MELPWLQLLAKPCRLLLHALSSGPAGTLAALRALQRLQAQEGPGHAFPWRSFVSALCAEEPTLDGPDGALAVKPRLLLLPILCQRNLFSLLHAVAAMVPTDCLHQLLHAAGQDPQPDPWVHALGVLLLRGEERSSPPPPALTASCQQQLKCLCQKIAQSKAEGRRKLKWCFPKQDGDAAGSVHPGGKRKKALEESLELSEEREEKRPLLEDAVFELPGGLDGTAGVGEEVPGETLGNGSAQSPAGAALESPQQDADEEPRRISGLEVAAEVQSFIQMHGPRLKMLLLQEANRTELSIPPELHILNSCSPSQLEGLCSFLQLSTCPEQLLVQFCSWLLALTPDLSYASAAVLVEQLFLTRVLSLTQLPSRHLMAALTSFCSKYSEPFCQVLVAHILQEPGQGAEQIKLVCDLVEECLEPDYPGAGSPSDREAAAGGAGGAGQTGAAALRAL, encoded by the exons ATGGAGCttccctggctgcagctgcttgccAAGCCCTGCCGCCTGCTGCTGCACGCTCTCTCCTCCGGCCCCGCTGGGACGCTGGCTGCTCTCCGTGCGCTGCAGCGGCTGCAGGCCCAGGAAGGACCGGGACACGCGTTCCCCTGGCGGAGCTTTGTGAGCGCGCTGTGTGCGGAGGAGCCCACGCTGGACGGGCCGGATGGAGCCCTGGCTGT caAACCACggttgctgctgctccccatcctGTGCCAGAGGAacctcttctccctgctgcatgcagtaGCAGCGATGGTGCCCACGGACTGCCTccaccagctgctgcatgctgcagggcaggaccCCCAGCCGGACCCCTGGGTGCACGCACtgggggtgctgctgctgcggggAGAGGAGCGttcctccccacctccccctgCCCTGACGgcttcctgccagcagcagctcaagtGTCTGTGCCAGAAAATTGCCCAGAGCAAAGcggaggggaggaggaaacTGAAGTGGTGCTTCCCCAAACAGGATGGGGATGCGGCTGGTTCTGTGCATCCAGGGGGGAAGCGCAAGAAGGCGCTGGAGGAAAGCCTGGAGCTGAgtgaggagagggaggagaagaggCCACTGCTGGAGGATGCGGTGTTTGAGCTGCCGGGAGGGCTGGATGGCACAGCTGGGGTGGGAGAAGAGGTGCCTGGGGAGACACTGGGGAATGGATCCgcacagagcccagctgggGCTGCCTTGGAAAGCCCCCAGCAGGATGCAGACGAGGAGCCCAGGAGGATTTCGGGGCTGGAGGTTGCAGCAGAGGTCCAGTCCTTTATCCAG ATGCATGGACCAAGGCTGAAAATGCTACTGCTGCAAGAAGCCAAT CgcacagagctgagcatccCACCTGAGCTGCACATCCTCAACAGCTGCTCTCCGAGCCAG CTCGAGGGGCTGTGCTCCTTCCTCCAGCTCTCCACGtgcccagagcagctcttggtgcagttctgcagctggtTGCTGGCTCTCACACCTGACCTCAGCTATGCCAGTGCAGCTGTTCTGGTTGAGCAGCTCTTCCTCACACGA GTCCTGTCCCTCACACAGCTGCCCTCCCGCCACCTCATGGCTGCTCTCACCTCGTTCTGCTCCAAGTATTCAGAGCCCTTCTGTCAGGTCCTGGTGGCTCACATCCTGCAGGAGCCAGGGCAAG GTGCAGAGCAGATCAAGTTGGTGTGTGACCTTGTAGAGGAGTGCCTGGAGCCTGACTAC CCAGGTGCTGGCAGTCCCTCTGACCGAGAAGCTGCTGCCGGTGGTGCTGGCGGTGCTGGGCAGACAG GAGCCGCTGCCCTCCGAGCTCTTTGA
- the FANCE gene encoding Fanconi anemia group E protein isoform X3: MELPWLQLLAKPCRLLLHALSSGPAGTLAALRALQRLQAQEGPGHAFPWRSFVSALCAEEPTLDGPDGALAVKPRLLLLPILCQRNLFSLLHAVAAMVPTDCLHQLLHAAGQDPQPDPWVHALGVLLLRGEERSSPPPPALTASCQQQLKCLCQKIAQSKAEGRRKLKWCFPKQDGDAAGSVHPGGKRKKALEESLELSEEREEKRPLLEDAVFELPGGLDGTAGVGEEVPGETLGNGSAQSPAGAALESPQQDADEEPRRISGLEVAAEVQSFIQMHGPRLKMLLLQEANRTELSIPPELHILNSCSPSQLEGLCSFLQLSTCPEQLLVQFCSWLLALTPDLSYASAAVLVEQLFLTRVLSLTQLPSRHLMAALTSFCSKYSEPFCQVLVAHILQEPGQGAEQIKLVCDLVEECLEPDYPGAGSPSDREAAAGGAGGAGQTGEAASCAAPAAPG, encoded by the exons ATGGAGCttccctggctgcagctgcttgccAAGCCCTGCCGCCTGCTGCTGCACGCTCTCTCCTCCGGCCCCGCTGGGACGCTGGCTGCTCTCCGTGCGCTGCAGCGGCTGCAGGCCCAGGAAGGACCGGGACACGCGTTCCCCTGGCGGAGCTTTGTGAGCGCGCTGTGTGCGGAGGAGCCCACGCTGGACGGGCCGGATGGAGCCCTGGCTGT caAACCACggttgctgctgctccccatcctGTGCCAGAGGAacctcttctccctgctgcatgcagtaGCAGCGATGGTGCCCACGGACTGCCTccaccagctgctgcatgctgcagggcaggaccCCCAGCCGGACCCCTGGGTGCACGCACtgggggtgctgctgctgcggggAGAGGAGCGttcctccccacctccccctgCCCTGACGgcttcctgccagcagcagctcaagtGTCTGTGCCAGAAAATTGCCCAGAGCAAAGcggaggggaggaggaaacTGAAGTGGTGCTTCCCCAAACAGGATGGGGATGCGGCTGGTTCTGTGCATCCAGGGGGGAAGCGCAAGAAGGCGCTGGAGGAAAGCCTGGAGCTGAgtgaggagagggaggagaagaggCCACTGCTGGAGGATGCGGTGTTTGAGCTGCCGGGAGGGCTGGATGGCACAGCTGGGGTGGGAGAAGAGGTGCCTGGGGAGACACTGGGGAATGGATCCgcacagagcccagctgggGCTGCCTTGGAAAGCCCCCAGCAGGATGCAGACGAGGAGCCCAGGAGGATTTCGGGGCTGGAGGTTGCAGCAGAGGTCCAGTCCTTTATCCAG ATGCATGGACCAAGGCTGAAAATGCTACTGCTGCAAGAAGCCAAT CgcacagagctgagcatccCACCTGAGCTGCACATCCTCAACAGCTGCTCTCCGAGCCAG CTCGAGGGGCTGTGCTCCTTCCTCCAGCTCTCCACGtgcccagagcagctcttggtgcagttctgcagctggtTGCTGGCTCTCACACCTGACCTCAGCTATGCCAGTGCAGCTGTTCTGGTTGAGCAGCTCTTCCTCACACGA GTCCTGTCCCTCACACAGCTGCCCTCCCGCCACCTCATGGCTGCTCTCACCTCGTTCTGCTCCAAGTATTCAGAGCCCTTCTGTCAGGTCCTGGTGGCTCACATCCTGCAGGAGCCAGGGCAAG GTGCAGAGCAGATCAAGTTGGTGTGTGACCTTGTAGAGGAGTGCCTGGAGCCTGACTAC CCAGGTGCTGGCAGTCCCTCTGACCGAGAAGCTGCTGCCGGTGGTGCTGGCGGTGCTGGGCAGACAGGTGAGGCTGCATCgtgtgcagctccagcagcgcCAGGCTGA
- the FANCE gene encoding Fanconi anemia group E protein isoform X5 gives MELPWLQLLAKPCRLLLHALSSGPAGTLAALRALQRLQAQEGPGHAFPWRSFVSALCAEEPTLDGPDGALAVKPRLLLLPILCQRNLFSLLHAVAAMVPTDCLHQLLHAAGQDPQPDPWVHALGVLLLRGEERSSPPPPALTASCQQQLKCLCQKIAQSKAEGRRKLKWCFPKQDGDAAGSVHPGGKRKKALEESLELSEEREEKRPLLEDAVFELPGGLDGTAGVGEEVPGETLGNGSAQSPAGAALESPQQDADEEPRRISGLEVAAEVQSFIQMHGPRLKMLLLQEANRTELSIPPELHILNSCSPSQLEGLCSFLQLSTCPEQLLVQFCSWLLALTPDLSYASAAVLVEQLFLTRVLSLTQLPSRHLMAALTSFCSKYSEPFCQVLVAHILQEPGQGAEQIKLVCDLVEECLEPDYVRMVLG, from the exons ATGGAGCttccctggctgcagctgcttgccAAGCCCTGCCGCCTGCTGCTGCACGCTCTCTCCTCCGGCCCCGCTGGGACGCTGGCTGCTCTCCGTGCGCTGCAGCGGCTGCAGGCCCAGGAAGGACCGGGACACGCGTTCCCCTGGCGGAGCTTTGTGAGCGCGCTGTGTGCGGAGGAGCCCACGCTGGACGGGCCGGATGGAGCCCTGGCTGT caAACCACggttgctgctgctccccatcctGTGCCAGAGGAacctcttctccctgctgcatgcagtaGCAGCGATGGTGCCCACGGACTGCCTccaccagctgctgcatgctgcagggcaggaccCCCAGCCGGACCCCTGGGTGCACGCACtgggggtgctgctgctgcggggAGAGGAGCGttcctccccacctccccctgCCCTGACGgcttcctgccagcagcagctcaagtGTCTGTGCCAGAAAATTGCCCAGAGCAAAGcggaggggaggaggaaacTGAAGTGGTGCTTCCCCAAACAGGATGGGGATGCGGCTGGTTCTGTGCATCCAGGGGGGAAGCGCAAGAAGGCGCTGGAGGAAAGCCTGGAGCTGAgtgaggagagggaggagaagaggCCACTGCTGGAGGATGCGGTGTTTGAGCTGCCGGGAGGGCTGGATGGCACAGCTGGGGTGGGAGAAGAGGTGCCTGGGGAGACACTGGGGAATGGATCCgcacagagcccagctgggGCTGCCTTGGAAAGCCCCCAGCAGGATGCAGACGAGGAGCCCAGGAGGATTTCGGGGCTGGAGGTTGCAGCAGAGGTCCAGTCCTTTATCCAG ATGCATGGACCAAGGCTGAAAATGCTACTGCTGCAAGAAGCCAAT CgcacagagctgagcatccCACCTGAGCTGCACATCCTCAACAGCTGCTCTCCGAGCCAG CTCGAGGGGCTGTGCTCCTTCCTCCAGCTCTCCACGtgcccagagcagctcttggtgcagttctgcagctggtTGCTGGCTCTCACACCTGACCTCAGCTATGCCAGTGCAGCTGTTCTGGTTGAGCAGCTCTTCCTCACACGA GTCCTGTCCCTCACACAGCTGCCCTCCCGCCACCTCATGGCTGCTCTCACCTCGTTCTGCTCCAAGTATTCAGAGCCCTTCTGTCAGGTCCTGGTGGCTCACATCCTGCAGGAGCCAGGGCAAG GTGCAGAGCAGATCAAGTTGGTGTGTGACCTTGTAGAGGAGTGCCTGGAGCCTGACTACGTGAGAATGGTGTTGGGGTGA